The following proteins are co-located in the Mesorhizobium sp. M1E.F.Ca.ET.045.02.1.1 genome:
- a CDS encoding ribbon-helix-helix domain-containing protein, whose protein sequence is MNDSAARPDTSRERLLPSLAAEDFGPEFRVVARGGVRRGIRLERAFWVSLKQMAESRKCTIGMLVEEIAENHPDQGNLTSAIRVACMRGLAEESMELRKLASIRTINAILVACPSPAFALSSSKKILAFNTAFQQLVRRQLPSASGDDGRQDLKLALDLNVTDVFARLDANGDTPVTTGFVIGAGERRYRGQLSAVRAPVAEPELLMAFVFNG, encoded by the coding sequence GTGAACGATAGCGCCGCCCGCCCCGATACTTCGCGCGAACGGCTGCTGCCGTCGCTCGCGGCCGAGGATTTCGGCCCGGAGTTCCGGGTCGTGGCGCGCGGCGGCGTGCGCCGCGGCATCCGGCTGGAGCGTGCCTTCTGGGTCTCGCTGAAGCAGATGGCCGAAAGCCGCAAATGCACGATCGGCATGCTGGTCGAGGAGATCGCCGAAAATCATCCCGACCAAGGCAATCTCACCTCGGCGATCCGGGTCGCATGCATGCGCGGCCTCGCTGAGGAAAGCATGGAGTTGCGCAAGCTCGCCTCGATCCGGACGATCAACGCGATCCTGGTCGCCTGCCCCTCGCCCGCCTTCGCGCTGTCGTCGTCGAAGAAGATCCTGGCGTTCAATACGGCGTTCCAGCAATTGGTCAGGCGTCAGTTGCCGAGCGCATCGGGCGACGACGGCAGGCAGGACCTCAAGCTGGCGCTGGACCTGAACGTCACCGACGTCTTCGCCCGGCTGGACGCGAATGGCGACACCCCGGTGACCACCGGCTTCGTCATCGGCGCCGGCGAGCGCCGCTACCGCGGCCAGCTCAGCGCGGTGCGCGCGCCGGTGGCCGAGCCGGAGCTTTTGATGGCGTTCGTCTTCAACGGGTAG
- a CDS encoding HlyD family type I secretion periplasmic adaptor subunit, whose amino-acid sequence MFAREDRPPLFASASVYIIGALFVAFTAWASFAEVDEIARGDGKVIPASKTQIIQASEAGVVQEIAVKIGQTVKKNDLIIRLDNSGNTSSLGEEQAKARALQARIARLKYEQSGNVEGSFPCPAEIQKVAPEICDNEQKLLVARRDNFEVKLSVLKSRLDQREKELDEATANSDRLSKSLAVSDQETALVESMVKKGLMAKTEQIRVEREQTDLHGQLNLAGETIKKTQAAITEAQLQVNELGLQLQQEALSDLTQALADLSVVDETIRGATDKVARTDIRSPVDGIVNTLDVNTLGSFVQPGAVVAGIVPTSETLLVEARVSPRDVAFIQPDQDALIKVTAYDFSIFGGIEGKVSTITADSLVDQKTGEPYYQVRVATEKSTLQRNGKTYSIIPGMICSVDIKTGRKTILNYLLKPINKARQEAMSER is encoded by the coding sequence ATGTTTGCAAGGGAAGATCGGCCGCCGCTGTTCGCATCGGCGTCCGTCTACATCATAGGGGCCTTGTTCGTGGCCTTCACCGCCTGGGCATCCTTTGCCGAGGTCGACGAGATCGCGCGCGGCGACGGCAAGGTCATTCCCGCCTCCAAGACGCAGATCATCCAGGCGAGCGAGGCCGGCGTCGTCCAGGAGATCGCCGTGAAGATCGGCCAGACCGTGAAGAAGAACGACCTGATCATCCGGCTCGACAACTCCGGGAACACCTCGAGCCTCGGCGAGGAGCAGGCCAAGGCGCGGGCGCTGCAGGCGCGCATCGCGCGGCTGAAGTATGAGCAGAGCGGCAATGTCGAGGGATCGTTTCCCTGCCCGGCGGAAATCCAGAAGGTTGCGCCGGAAATCTGCGACAATGAACAGAAGCTGCTCGTGGCGCGCCGCGACAACTTCGAGGTGAAGCTGTCGGTGCTCAAGTCGCGCCTCGATCAGCGCGAGAAGGAGCTCGACGAGGCAACCGCCAATTCCGATCGGCTGTCCAAGAGCCTGGCCGTCAGCGACCAGGAAACGGCACTGGTGGAGTCCATGGTCAAGAAAGGGCTGATGGCCAAGACCGAGCAGATCCGCGTCGAGCGCGAGCAGACCGACCTGCATGGGCAGCTCAACCTCGCGGGCGAGACCATCAAGAAGACGCAGGCGGCAATCACCGAGGCGCAGCTCCAGGTCAATGAACTCGGCCTGCAGCTCCAGCAGGAGGCGCTGAGCGACCTGACGCAGGCGCTGGCCGACCTTTCTGTGGTGGACGAAACCATCCGCGGCGCCACCGACAAGGTGGCAAGGACCGACATACGCTCGCCCGTCGACGGCATCGTCAACACGCTCGACGTCAACACGCTCGGCTCCTTCGTGCAGCCCGGCGCGGTGGTGGCGGGCATTGTGCCGACCTCCGAAACCCTCCTGGTCGAGGCGCGGGTCTCGCCGCGCGACGTCGCTTTCATCCAGCCGGACCAGGACGCGCTGATCAAGGTCACGGCCTACGACTTTTCGATCTTCGGCGGCATCGAAGGCAAGGTTTCGACAATCACCGCCGACAGCCTGGTCGACCAGAAGACGGGCGAACCTTACTATCAGGTGCGCGTCGCGACCGAGAAATCCACGCTGCAAAGGAACGGCAAGACCTACTCGATCATCCCCGGTATGATCTGCTCGGTCGATATCAAGACCGGTCGCAAGACGATCCTCAACTACCTTTTGAAGCCCATCAACAAGGCGCGTCAGGAGGCGATGAGTGAACGATAG
- the proC gene encoding pyrroline-5-carboxylate reductase, with amino-acid sequence MTIRLVLAGCGNMGYAMLSGWLKSGKLEPSAVFVVEPNAELRKRAEHLGCRVAADASGVPADAVPDLVVIAVKPQVIRDVLVAYKRFGDGRTTFVSIAAGTPVATFEEILGDLAPIVRCMPNTPAAIGKGMMVVFSTPLVLDDVRRFVAELLSASGVVTTIDDESLMDAVTAVSGSGPAYIFHFIEALTVAAEKAGLPAETAKLLAMQTVYGAASLAAESDEEPGVLRQQVTSPNGTTAAALAVLMGEDRLTKLLTDAVEAARLRSIELGK; translated from the coding sequence ATGACCATCAGGCTCGTTCTCGCCGGTTGCGGCAATATGGGTTACGCGATGCTCTCGGGCTGGCTGAAATCCGGCAAGCTCGAGCCGTCCGCGGTGTTCGTGGTCGAGCCCAATGCCGAATTGCGCAAGCGCGCCGAACATCTTGGTTGCCGCGTGGCGGCCGACGCTTCCGGCGTTCCGGCCGATGCCGTGCCCGATCTCGTCGTCATCGCCGTGAAGCCGCAGGTCATCCGCGATGTGCTCGTCGCCTACAAGCGCTTCGGTGACGGCAGGACCACCTTCGTCAGCATCGCCGCCGGGACGCCGGTCGCCACTTTCGAGGAGATCCTCGGCGATCTGGCGCCGATTGTCCGCTGCATGCCGAACACGCCGGCTGCGATCGGCAAGGGCATGATGGTGGTGTTCTCCACCCCGCTGGTCCTGGACGACGTCAGGCGTTTCGTCGCCGAATTGCTCTCGGCGAGCGGTGTCGTGACGACGATCGATGACGAGAGCCTGATGGATGCCGTGACGGCGGTCTCCGGTTCCGGCCCGGCCTATATCTTCCATTTCATCGAAGCGCTGACGGTTGCCGCCGAGAAGGCCGGCCTGCCGGCCGAGACGGCCAAGCTGCTCGCCATGCAGACCGTCTACGGCGCCGCCTCGCTCGCCGCCGAAAGCGACGAGGAGCCGGGCGTGCTGCGCCAGCAGGTCACCAGCCCCAACGGCACGACGGCCGCGGCGCTTGCCGTGCTGATGGGAGAGGACCGGCTGACGAAGCTTTTGACCGACGCGGTGGAAGCGGCGCGGCTCAGGTCGATAGAGCTGGGGAAGTAG
- a CDS encoding glycosyltransferase, with product MIPLPSDASVSIAGVSIAGRSPGLAAETVEVVVTLPTFKRSQLLLETLASLQAQKTERHFAVIVMENEAEAREGAKAALPLFERGEMPGLVIIAHERGNCSAYNAGWQTAMLYFPNFKHLLVIDDDETAAPDWLERMCKAAETLRADIVGGPQVPVFAEPSHARWADHPVFAPPYRQTGRVPALYSSGNLLVGRSVLIAMGPPFLDLRFNFMGGGDSDFLSRAAQKGFVLGWCAEAKVKETVPARRVEADWIRARSLRNGVISTLVEKKKRAGTPFAGAKVLLKSLALLAASPLRGAVRLARTGSLTTGLYPIYVALGRVLAELGYANEQYRQPEKN from the coding sequence ATGATCCCTTTGCCATCGGACGCTTCGGTATCGATTGCGGGGGTATCGATCGCGGGGCGGTCTCCGGGGCTCGCCGCGGAAACCGTCGAAGTGGTCGTGACGCTGCCCACCTTCAAGCGTTCCCAGTTGCTGCTGGAAACGCTGGCGTCGCTCCAGGCGCAGAAAACCGAGCGGCATTTTGCCGTCATCGTCATGGAAAACGAGGCGGAGGCGCGCGAGGGCGCCAAGGCGGCACTGCCGCTGTTCGAGCGCGGCGAGATGCCGGGCCTCGTGATCATCGCGCATGAGCGTGGCAATTGCAGCGCCTACAATGCCGGCTGGCAGACGGCGATGCTTTACTTCCCCAACTTCAAACATCTTCTCGTCATCGACGACGACGAGACCGCCGCGCCCGATTGGCTGGAACGCATGTGCAAGGCAGCCGAGACGCTTCGAGCCGATATCGTCGGCGGGCCGCAAGTGCCGGTGTTCGCCGAACCCTCCCATGCGAGATGGGCCGATCACCCCGTCTTCGCGCCGCCATACCGGCAAACGGGCCGCGTGCCGGCGCTCTACTCGTCCGGCAACCTGCTGGTCGGACGCAGTGTGCTTATCGCCATGGGGCCGCCCTTCCTCGATCTCAGGTTCAACTTCATGGGCGGCGGCGATTCCGATTTCCTGAGTCGCGCCGCCCAAAAAGGTTTCGTGCTCGGCTGGTGCGCCGAGGCGAAGGTCAAGGAAACGGTTCCGGCCCGTCGCGTGGAAGCCGACTGGATCCGCGCCCGCAGCCTGCGCAACGGCGTCATCTCCACGCTTGTCGAGAAGAAAAAGCGTGCGGGCACGCCGTTCGCCGGCGCCAAGGTTCTGCTGAAGAGCCTGGCGCTGCTTGCCGCCTCGCCGCTGCGCGGCGCCGTCCGACTGGCGCGCACGGGCTCGCTGACAACAGGCCTTTACCCGATCTATGTCGCGCTCGGCCGGGTGCTTGCCGAACTCGGATATGCCAATGAGCAGTACCGGCAGCCTGAGAAGAACTGA
- a CDS encoding TolC family protein — MTRTGKVTVGWRFALAMTVSMLACGSASALTLKEAVAVAVESNPEIGQAIENREAVEFELRQAKGLYLPSVDLEASTGVRRLDNPSRRAIGEEHDALYPNEADLTVTQTLYDSGARRAELNRQASRVDGASFRVLERSEFIGLAVVQDYLEYMLQGSIVAEAKKNLAFHQSILGDIKQGIAGGALNDADRQQAEERLYAAKARVQEAAEELEAAKIRFFKNVGKPLTNASRPADVAGALPRSLDDAIGLARQSNPRVHMANSDIDAAASLVDAARAKYGPTITAEGVARGGYDIDGDDGDTSDLQARVVLRWNLYRGGIDKANEQEQIRRTSEQRLALHQVLREIEEAVRTSWDRRFRQAELAQTLRLQAATNEKLVASYREQFKVGQRSLLDVLDAQNTRFNTATLADTSSYASLFAEYRLLAATGQLLKTLNIQPAKQATAYARTEFGVPETADTETYARTPSEQKNDLPFDILAPVRKKQPM; from the coding sequence ATGACCAGGACGGGTAAAGTGACCGTCGGCTGGCGCTTTGCGCTTGCCATGACGGTGTCGATGCTGGCTTGTGGAAGCGCCAGCGCACTCACACTCAAGGAAGCCGTAGCAGTCGCCGTCGAGTCCAATCCTGAGATTGGGCAGGCGATCGAAAACCGCGAAGCCGTCGAATTCGAGCTGCGCCAGGCAAAAGGCCTCTATCTTCCCAGCGTCGATCTGGAAGCGTCGACCGGCGTTCGCCGCCTGGACAATCCTTCCCGTCGCGCGATCGGCGAGGAGCATGACGCCCTCTATCCGAACGAGGCCGACCTCACCGTTACGCAGACGCTTTATGACAGCGGGGCAAGGCGGGCCGAATTGAACCGCCAGGCCTCCCGCGTCGACGGCGCGTCTTTCAGAGTGCTGGAACGGTCCGAGTTCATCGGGCTTGCCGTCGTCCAGGACTATCTTGAATACATGCTGCAGGGGTCGATCGTCGCCGAAGCGAAGAAGAATCTCGCCTTCCATCAGTCTATACTCGGCGACATCAAGCAGGGCATCGCCGGCGGCGCGCTCAACGATGCCGACCGGCAACAGGCCGAGGAGCGCCTTTATGCCGCCAAAGCGCGCGTACAAGAGGCCGCGGAGGAGCTCGAAGCCGCCAAGATCCGGTTCTTCAAGAATGTCGGCAAGCCGCTGACCAATGCGTCGCGGCCGGCCGATGTCGCCGGCGCGCTGCCGCGCTCGCTCGATGACGCGATCGGGCTCGCCAGGCAGAGCAATCCGCGCGTCCATATGGCCAACAGCGACATCGACGCGGCGGCTTCGCTGGTCGACGCCGCGCGGGCGAAATACGGTCCCACGATCACAGCCGAGGGCGTCGCCCGGGGTGGATATGACATCGACGGCGACGACGGCGACACCAGCGACCTGCAGGCGCGCGTCGTGCTGCGCTGGAACCTCTATCGCGGCGGCATCGACAAGGCCAACGAGCAGGAGCAGATCCGCCGCACCAGCGAGCAGCGTCTTGCGCTGCACCAGGTGCTGCGCGAGATCGAGGAAGCCGTGCGCACCTCATGGGACCGCCGCTTCCGCCAGGCGGAACTCGCACAGACCCTGCGGCTGCAGGCCGCCACCAACGAAAAGCTGGTGGCTTCCTACCGCGAGCAGTTCAAGGTCGGACAGCGCTCGCTGCTCGACGTGCTCGACGCGCAGAACACGCGTTTCAACACCGCGACGCTGGCCGACACCTCGTCCTATGCGTCGCTGTTTGCCGAATACCGGTTGCTGGCCGCGACCGGGCAGTTGCTGAAGACGCTGAACATCCAGCCGGCGAAGCAGGCCACGGCCTACGCGCGAACGGAGTTCGGCGTGCCGGAAACGGCAGACACCGAAACCTATGCGCGGACGCCGTCGGAGCAGAAGAACGATCTGCCGTTCGACATCCTCGCGCCGGTCAGGAAGAAGCAGCCGATGTAA
- a CDS encoding NAD(P)H-dependent oxidoreductase encodes MTNVALTGLARDLARRAAEGRPVRIGVIGSGEMGTDLVTQGMLMPGISVAAISTRRPHTAREAIRIAYGDDAMAAEAETASKVSQAIESGRIAITSNEMLVTNPLIDVVIDATGKPGVAADFDLMAMEHGKHLVMMNVEADVTIGCYLKQQADRLGVVYSVGAGDEPSSCMELIEFASALGYTIVSAGKGKNNPLNHDAVPDDYREEALRRNMNPRMLVEFVDGSKTMVEMCAIANATGLAPDVPGMHGPKADRDQLAKVLIPREDGGILSRKGVVDYTVGKGVAPGVFVIVEATHPRVVERMDDLHVGHGPYYSFFRPYHLTSLEVPLTAARIMLYGRPDMVPLPKPVAEVCAVAKRDLAAGETFDAIGETCYRSWTMTVAEARAGRAVPVGLLEGGKVLKPVRKGELLTSDNAAPDKTTRLYALRRLQDEMLYGASATSPALST; translated from the coding sequence ATGACAAATGTCGCCCTGACCGGGCTTGCCCGCGATCTCGCCCGGCGTGCTGCCGAGGGCCGTCCCGTGCGCATCGGCGTCATCGGCTCCGGCGAGATGGGCACCGATCTGGTCACCCAGGGCATGCTGATGCCGGGCATTTCGGTCGCCGCCATCTCCACCCGCCGCCCGCACACGGCACGCGAGGCGATTCGCATCGCCTATGGCGACGACGCGATGGCTGCCGAAGCCGAGACCGCTTCCAAAGTCAGCCAGGCGATAGAAAGCGGCAGGATCGCCATCACTTCGAACGAGATGCTGGTCACCAATCCGCTGATCGACGTCGTCATCGACGCCACCGGCAAGCCCGGCGTCGCCGCCGATTTCGACCTGATGGCCATGGAACATGGCAAGCATCTGGTGATGATGAATGTCGAGGCCGACGTCACCATCGGCTGCTATCTCAAGCAGCAGGCCGATCGCCTGGGCGTCGTCTATTCGGTCGGCGCCGGCGACGAGCCGTCGAGCTGCATGGAACTGATCGAGTTCGCCTCGGCGCTCGGCTACACCATCGTCTCGGCCGGCAAGGGCAAGAACAACCCTCTCAATCACGACGCCGTTCCCGACGACTATCGCGAGGAAGCGCTGCGCCGGAACATGAATCCGCGCATGCTGGTCGAATTCGTCGACGGTTCCAAGACCATGGTCGAGATGTGCGCCATAGCCAACGCCACCGGCCTGGCGCCCGATGTTCCAGGCATGCATGGCCCGAAGGCCGACCGCGACCAGCTCGCCAAGGTGCTCATCCCGCGCGAGGACGGCGGCATCCTGTCGAGGAAGGGTGTCGTCGACTACACCGTCGGCAAGGGCGTTGCGCCAGGCGTCTTCGTCATCGTCGAGGCGACGCATCCGCGCGTCGTCGAGCGGATGGACGACCTCCATGTCGGCCACGGCCCCTATTACAGCTTCTTCAGGCCCTACCACCTGACCTCGCTGGAGGTGCCGCTGACCGCGGCCCGCATCATGCTCTACGGCCGGCCCGACATGGTGCCGCTGCCGAAACCGGTGGCCGAGGTCTGCGCCGTCGCCAAGCGCGATCTCGCCGCCGGCGAGACCTTCGATGCCATCGGCGAGACCTGCTACCGCTCCTGGACCATGACGGTCGCCGAGGCGCGCGCCGGCCGCGCCGTGCCGGTCGGGCTGCTCGAGGGCGGCAAGGTGTTGAAGCCGGTCAGGAAGGGCGAACTGCTGACCAGCGACAACGCCGCGCCCGACAAGACGACAAGGCTCTATGCCTTGCGCCGGCTGCAGGACGAGATGCTGTACGGCGCGAGCGCTACTTCCCCAGCTCTATCGACCTGA
- a CDS encoding transglutaminase-like cysteine peptidase, with protein MKIQKAAQGASGIKVLLLAIGLACVANPSSASAVSVANPTSQTVPAPVLLGGVSLARLQPWQPAAAYRITGVISAYGPLAAYPATSSAKAEAAPGIDPIQVDPIQTGAIIPGVFGSVALSMHNFPVAARWAPVYKAIVDCTPGSACDRENAAFAVIVDIAGNKGFRDKLAFVNSSVNRLIAYRKDSAVYGKLDYWAKPSEILEHRAGDCEDFAILKMAALLRAGIPAQSMSLVVLQDRRRKFFHAVLSVSTGSGTFILDSLGNNVAMDRDLPDYVPLYSFSTDRAWIHGSKSGAQIADVAGGFATVAPGEGSAPEVTATQGGAKTLGWDD; from the coding sequence ATGAAAATACAAAAAGCTGCCCAGGGGGCATCGGGGATCAAGGTTCTGCTGCTGGCTATCGGCCTGGCCTGCGTGGCGAATCCATCATCCGCCAGCGCGGTTTCCGTGGCAAATCCGACCTCACAAACGGTGCCTGCGCCGGTCCTTCTCGGCGGCGTTTCGCTGGCAAGGCTGCAGCCCTGGCAGCCTGCCGCCGCCTACCGGATAACCGGCGTCATCAGCGCCTACGGACCGCTTGCAGCCTACCCGGCGACGAGTTCCGCGAAGGCCGAGGCCGCTCCTGGCATCGACCCGATCCAGGTTGACCCTATCCAGACCGGGGCGATCATCCCCGGCGTGTTCGGGTCGGTCGCCTTGTCCATGCACAACTTCCCGGTCGCCGCGCGCTGGGCGCCTGTCTACAAGGCGATCGTCGACTGCACGCCGGGCAGCGCCTGCGACCGCGAGAACGCGGCTTTTGCCGTGATCGTCGACATTGCCGGCAACAAGGGCTTCCGCGACAAGCTGGCCTTCGTCAACAGCAGCGTCAACAGGCTGATCGCCTATCGCAAGGACAGCGCCGTCTACGGCAAGCTCGACTATTGGGCAAAACCGTCGGAGATCCTCGAGCATCGCGCCGGTGACTGCGAGGATTTCGCCATACTGAAGATGGCGGCGCTGTTGCGCGCCGGGATCCCGGCGCAAAGCATGTCGCTCGTAGTGCTCCAGGACCGCCGCCGGAAATTCTTCCACGCCGTGCTGTCGGTGAGCACGGGAAGCGGCACCTTCATCCTGGACAGCCTCGGCAACAACGTGGCGATGGACAGAGATCTTCCCGACTACGTCCCGCTCTATTCCTTCAGCACCGATCGCGCCTGGATCCACGGATCGAAGTCCGGCGCGCAGATCGCCGACGTCGCCGGCGGTTTCGCGACGGTGGCTCCCGGCGAAGGCTCTGCGCCTGAGGTGACTGCCACCCAGGGCGGAGCGAAGACCCTGGGATGGGACGACTAA
- a CDS encoding type I secretion system permease/ATPase gives MNQQPNIVSPKEAFKACFSAIAAYLGRPSAETVLFAGVPISETRIEPDDIRHLAERIGLEVREFSHRDFGRGRVDLPAIVFRVSQLPVALLAETETGQYLTAPQEDGRTAISKSELAGSYISGGASFSITYANTAEEMTVGKAPRIERRHWLTGTMGAFWRTYSKVVLSAIFINMLAIASPIFTMNVYDRILPNKAVSTLWVLAIGIGAAILFDLLLKTARASLIDYAGRKADLRISYLLFEKVLNSSLSARPGSTGEYANRITQYEFVREFFTSNTISVFIDTAFVFVFLLVIYAIGGWLVIIPALAFLFSIIVGLVTQRRIGKRVAASMNEAAQRQALLVESISTLETIKSLRAEAYLLRKWGEHSKNAANTSEKIKELSAAAGNVTGAIQQFVTVALVVAGAYAFSEGQVSTGAIIGTVMLAGRAVAPLGQIAITLSRFRQAMLSLRIINTIMSQPEDRPDTVGFVNRPIRSGALVFKNVGFAYPGTENEVLSGLNIAVRPGERIGIIGRIGSGKTTMGRLVGRLFLPTSGELLIDGIDMRQYHPSEVRAAVGIVAQAGDLFSGTVKENLLMAAPEATDEEIIAAAKAAGVDDFVSRHPRGYDMNVGERGTNLSGGQRQAVAIARLLLTKPKIVFLDEPSGSMDLASERQLIKQLKVAFDRNTTLIVSTHRYSMLELVDRLIVIEQGRVVADGAKEQVIQALQKANA, from the coding sequence GTGAACCAGCAACCCAACATCGTTTCGCCCAAGGAGGCTTTCAAAGCCTGCTTCTCGGCGATTGCAGCCTATCTCGGTCGGCCGAGCGCGGAGACCGTGCTGTTTGCCGGGGTGCCGATTTCGGAAACGCGCATCGAGCCGGACGACATCAGGCACCTCGCCGAGCGAATCGGCCTCGAGGTCCGGGAGTTCAGCCATCGCGATTTCGGGCGCGGCCGCGTCGATCTTCCGGCCATCGTCTTCCGCGTCAGCCAACTGCCGGTCGCGCTGCTCGCCGAGACCGAAACCGGGCAATATCTGACGGCTCCGCAGGAAGACGGACGAACCGCGATCAGCAAATCGGAACTCGCCGGGAGCTACATCAGCGGCGGCGCCTCCTTCTCGATCACCTATGCCAACACCGCCGAGGAGATGACGGTGGGCAAGGCGCCGAGGATCGAAAGGCGCCATTGGCTGACCGGAACGATGGGAGCGTTCTGGCGCACCTATTCGAAGGTCGTGCTGTCGGCGATCTTCATCAACATGCTGGCGATCGCCTCGCCGATCTTCACCATGAACGTCTACGACCGCATCCTGCCGAACAAGGCGGTGTCGACGCTCTGGGTGCTGGCGATCGGGATCGGCGCGGCCATCCTGTTCGATCTGCTGCTGAAGACGGCCCGCGCCTCGCTCATCGACTACGCCGGACGCAAGGCGGATCTCAGGATTTCCTATCTGCTGTTCGAGAAAGTGCTCAACTCGTCCTTGTCGGCGCGGCCCGGGTCGACCGGCGAATACGCGAACCGCATCACGCAATACGAATTCGTGCGCGAGTTCTTCACCTCGAACACCATCAGCGTCTTCATCGACACGGCTTTCGTCTTCGTCTTCCTCTTGGTCATCTACGCCATCGGCGGCTGGCTGGTGATCATACCGGCGCTGGCCTTCCTGTTTTCCATCATCGTCGGCCTGGTCACGCAGCGGCGTATCGGCAAACGGGTCGCCGCCTCGATGAACGAGGCAGCGCAGCGCCAGGCGCTCCTAGTCGAATCCATCTCCACACTGGAGACGATCAAGTCGCTGCGCGCCGAGGCCTACCTGCTGCGCAAATGGGGCGAGCATTCGAAGAACGCGGCCAACACGTCGGAAAAGATCAAGGAGCTTTCGGCCGCCGCCGGCAATGTCACCGGCGCAATCCAGCAATTCGTGACCGTCGCGCTGGTGGTTGCCGGCGCCTATGCCTTCTCGGAAGGCCAGGTCTCGACGGGCGCGATCATCGGCACGGTCATGCTGGCCGGCCGCGCGGTCGCGCCGCTCGGCCAGATCGCCATCACGCTCTCCCGCTTCCGTCAGGCCATGCTGTCGCTCAGGATCATCAACACGATCATGTCGCAGCCGGAGGACCGGCCCGACACGGTCGGCTTCGTCAACCGGCCGATCCGCAGCGGCGCGCTCGTCTTCAAGAATGTCGGCTTCGCCTATCCAGGCACCGAAAACGAGGTCCTGAGCGGGTTGAACATCGCGGTCAGGCCCGGCGAGCGGATCGGCATCATCGGCCGCATCGGCTCCGGCAAGACGACGATGGGCCGTCTGGTCGGCCGGCTCTTCCTGCCGACCTCCGGAGAGCTGCTCATCGACGGCATCGACATGCGCCAATATCACCCGTCCGAGGTGCGCGCCGCAGTGGGCATCGTCGCGCAGGCCGGCGACCTGTTTTCGGGCACGGTCAAGGAAAACCTTTTGATGGCCGCTCCGGAAGCGACCGACGAGGAGATCATCGCCGCCGCGAAGGCCGCGGGCGTCGACGACTTCGTCTCGCGCCATCCGCGCGGCTACGACATGAATGTCGGCGAGCGGGGCACCAATCTGTCGGGCGGCCAGCGGCAGGCGGTGGCGATCGCGCGGTTGCTGCTGACCAAGCCGAAGATCGTCTTCCTGGACGAGCCGTCGGGTTCGATGGATCTCGCCTCGGAACGGCAGTTGATCAAGCAGCTCAAGGTCGCATTCGACCGCAACACGACGCTGATCGTGTCGACCCATCGCTACAGCATGCTGGAGCTGGTCGACCGCCTCATCGTCATCGAGCAGGGCCGCGTGGTCGCGGACGGAGCGAAGGAACAAGTCATCCAGGCATTGCAAAAGGCGAATGCCTGA